One genomic region from Sphingobacterium sp. UGAL515B_05 encodes:
- a CDS encoding DUF6266 family protein — protein MATINNGVIGKASGKVGAVIASSWKSINYLKGLPKKRTKGMSEEQLIQQERFLKISKFLMPITPILQVGFGLAKSDKMTPNNVALQQNIAQAISGTYPNFSLDYSKIEISTGSYLNGGSMEAAVGAGIVSLSWDTALSTLYKTKADDQVIILIYQPEKDEFMTTPTSPTRASGTVDIQIPSHLLGGKAHVWIFFTDRKAEKVSKSTYLGEFDLA, from the coding sequence ATGGCAACAATCAACAATGGTGTAATCGGAAAGGCTAGTGGTAAGGTAGGCGCGGTGATCGCCTCATCCTGGAAATCCATCAACTACCTCAAAGGTTTGCCCAAAAAGCGGACGAAAGGCATGTCCGAAGAACAGCTGATCCAACAGGAGCGTTTTCTAAAAATCTCCAAATTCCTGATGCCGATCACGCCAATCCTGCAGGTCGGATTTGGCCTCGCCAAAAGCGATAAGATGACGCCAAATAATGTAGCGCTGCAGCAGAATATCGCCCAGGCGATAAGCGGTACTTATCCAAACTTTAGCTTGGATTACAGCAAGATCGAAATCAGTACGGGCTCTTACCTCAATGGCGGTTCAATGGAGGCGGCAGTAGGTGCCGGAATTGTATCGCTCTCCTGGGATACCGCCCTAAGTACCCTTTACAAGACCAAGGCCGACGATCAGGTCATTATCTTGATCTACCAGCCTGAAAAGGACGAGTTTATGACGACGCCGACCTCGCCAACGCGCGCTAGCGGGACGGTAGACATTCAGATTCCCTCGCATCTGCTGGGCGGTAAGGCGCATGTCTGGATCTTCTTTACGGACCGCAAAGCCGAAAAAGTATCCAAAAGTACTTACCTGGGCGAATTTGACCTGGCTTAG
- a CDS encoding DUF6266 family protein translates to MQVISEFKKQAKDPTRKQAAQERFRLARRFLNPLYPLIISGYAQRNSSVHAAFGRAMSHTLTNVIQGEFPHFKVVAPLAKISNGMLSPVVVDTCLRTANSIELTWNRSPAIRDYSQWDDQVILCAYDVVGGQAAINEQLVLRKDAHMIIELPSILYDRPVHLYLFLHDRDKKLYSRSQYLGLL, encoded by the coding sequence ATGCAGGTAATTTCAGAGTTCAAAAAGCAGGCTAAAGATCCGACACGGAAACAGGCCGCACAGGAGCGCTTTCGGCTGGCACGACGGTTTTTAAATCCGCTATATCCACTCATCATCAGCGGTTATGCCCAACGCAATAGTTCGGTACACGCGGCTTTTGGTCGGGCCATGTCGCATACCCTCACCAATGTGATACAGGGGGAGTTTCCGCATTTTAAGGTAGTGGCACCGCTGGCCAAAATCAGCAATGGTATGCTCTCGCCAGTTGTGGTCGATACATGCCTGCGTACGGCGAATAGCATTGAGTTAACCTGGAATAGGTCTCCAGCCATTAGGGATTATAGTCAATGGGACGATCAGGTCATTCTCTGTGCTTACGACGTTGTTGGCGGACAGGCCGCCATCAATGAGCAGCTGGTCCTGCGGAAGGATGCCCACATGATCATCGAGCTGCCGTCTATCCTGTATGACAGGCCCGTACATCTGTACCTGTTTCTACACGATCGTGATAAAAAGCTGTACTCCAGAAGTCAATACCTCGGTCTTTTATAA
- a CDS encoding DUF5675 family protein, whose protein sequence is MKSTIKVLRTKQGKHSTLSEIYLNNQFVCYGLENIPRPVKIRGETAIPAGLYPLGFNRDGAMNGRYYDDYPKMHRGMLEIRDIPSFSHVYFHKGNSYKQTAGCILVGSQYVLEDGDYRLLASGIAYKKLYPLATELMAQGLVDVLVE, encoded by the coding sequence ATGAAATCAACGATAAAAGTACTTCGCACAAAACAGGGTAAGCATAGCACCCTGTCTGAAATCTACCTGAACAATCAGTTTGTCTGCTACGGCCTGGAGAATATTCCTCGCCCGGTGAAGATAAGGGGCGAAACGGCTATTCCCGCAGGCCTTTACCCGCTGGGCTTTAACCGCGACGGAGCAATGAATGGCCGTTACTACGACGACTATCCAAAGATGCACCGGGGAATGTTGGAAATACGTGATATTCCGAGTTTTAGCCATGTCTACTTCCACAAAGGGAATAGCTACAAACAGACTGCAGGCTGCATTTTGGTCGGTAGCCAGTACGTGCTGGAAGATGGCGATTACCGCCTGCTGGCTTCAGGTATAGCGTACAAAAAGTTGTATCCACTTGCTACCGAACTGATGGCCCAGGGGCTCGTCGACGTGCTCGTCGAATGA
- a CDS encoding PKD domain-containing protein, with amino-acid sequence MKIIKTFCLLSLLTLFSCGKVEKSIVDCFGESILVDVHHKAAADAASKIDFNVSYSGDHKMDTAIKWDFGDGTIQTLNGLTASHTYSKAGTYTVIAKVGLNNDGCSFDIKETVTIP; translated from the coding sequence ATGAAAATTATTAAAACCTTTTGTCTTCTTAGTTTGCTCACCCTGTTTTCTTGTGGTAAAGTTGAAAAAAGTATAGTCGACTGTTTTGGAGAATCGATATTAGTTGACGTTCACCACAAAGCAGCTGCCGATGCAGCGTCAAAAATCGACTTTAATGTAAGCTACTCCGGCGACCATAAAATGGATACTGCCATAAAATGGGATTTCGGCGATGGAACGATTCAAACCTTAAACGGATTAACGGCAAGCCATACCTACAGTAAAGCCGGAACTTATACCGTTATCGCAAAGGTAGGCCTTAACAATGACGGTTGTTCTTTTGATATCAAGGAAACTGTCACCATCCCTTAG
- a CDS encoding RNA polymerase sigma-70 factor — protein MNVAKEKERLIALIQGDKKAFELLYGFYRPQLYGYVFKLVRSHEVSQEIFQDIFIRLWKQREQIDPQQSVRSYLYTIAQNLVYDYYKKVASDRNKLETFKLFYATASENNIEELLAFKEVRDHLDTILAIIPEKCRQVYVLCKLEGRSYQEVANLLNISISTVNNHIVKASSIIKNNWKSDVLYLFLFFFIFQ, from the coding sequence ATGAATGTAGCGAAAGAAAAGGAGCGGCTGATAGCACTGATTCAAGGGGACAAAAAAGCTTTTGAATTATTATACGGCTTCTATCGTCCTCAGCTCTATGGCTATGTCTTTAAATTGGTTCGTTCCCACGAAGTTAGCCAGGAGATATTTCAGGATATTTTTATCCGCCTCTGGAAGCAGCGCGAACAGATAGATCCGCAACAGTCTGTTCGAAGTTACTTATACACCATTGCTCAAAATCTCGTTTACGACTATTATAAAAAGGTCGCTTCAGACCGAAATAAACTGGAGACATTTAAATTGTTTTATGCCACTGCATCTGAAAATAATATCGAAGAGCTGCTGGCGTTTAAAGAAGTCCGCGATCATCTCGATACCATCCTTGCCATCATACCCGAAAAGTGCAGGCAGGTCTATGTGCTCTGCAAATTGGAGGGCAGAAGTTACCAGGAGGTGGCAAACTTGCTCAATATCTCCATTTCCACAGTAAACAACCATATCGTAAAGGCTTCCAGTATAATTAAAAATAACTGGAAATCAGATGTTTTGTATTTATTTCTCTTTTTTTTCATTTTTCAGTAG
- a CDS encoding FecR family protein → MNQEDLNKLFKKYIKGNCTAEELETFFQFVRDKRNEPLLFDLMRQHEIDEERWTAEFREQMQRSFDKTDDFLAKELFHPAKSPKIAYLKWLPYAAAAVLLFGATFFGWQKWQQANLGSSVDTQVYLPKDRQAELTLPNGELVTLASNIESPRVLFEKGPLQLIQKTGGRLEIVGKGDGLLATEQIQLKIAKGKRMQLYFADSSAVTLNSTSRLTFPLEFAAQERKTELLGEGYFEIAHNPQKPFFVKTPTQLVQVYGTKFNVREYPDENIVSTALFEGKVSVRKRHGDAYGKADFLTPGKKLLLAKDSPNNEKAEIKNDKEIRGWITGRRYYDGVALKTMLRDLAHDFDIRIDWERIPELRFQGTIPQDFSLDQIIDLINQTANIKLYKKDNLITIQ, encoded by the coding sequence GTGAATCAAGAAGATTTAAACAAATTATTTAAAAAATACATCAAGGGAAATTGCACGGCCGAAGAACTCGAGACTTTTTTCCAGTTCGTCCGCGACAAAAGAAATGAACCGCTTTTGTTTGATCTGATGCGTCAACATGAAATTGACGAGGAACGCTGGACAGCAGAGTTTAGGGAGCAGATGCAGCGTTCTTTTGATAAAACGGATGATTTCCTCGCCAAAGAACTTTTTCACCCCGCCAAATCGCCTAAAATTGCTTATTTGAAATGGCTGCCTTATGCTGCAGCCGCTGTATTACTGTTTGGTGCAACCTTTTTTGGATGGCAAAAATGGCAACAAGCAAATTTGGGCAGCTCTGTCGACACCCAGGTATATCTTCCTAAAGATCGTCAGGCCGAACTGACATTGCCCAATGGCGAGCTGGTCACACTGGCGTCGAATATCGAATCGCCCCGAGTATTATTTGAAAAGGGGCCGCTGCAATTGATCCAAAAAACTGGTGGCCGATTGGAAATAGTGGGTAAGGGGGATGGCCTCCTTGCAACTGAGCAGATACAATTGAAAATAGCAAAGGGTAAACGGATGCAGCTCTATTTTGCAGACAGCAGTGCCGTGACGCTCAACTCTACATCCCGCCTTACATTCCCGCTGGAATTTGCCGCACAGGAGCGGAAGACAGAACTGCTGGGTGAAGGTTATTTTGAAATAGCACACAATCCACAAAAACCTTTTTTTGTGAAGACGCCCACACAGCTGGTCCAGGTATATGGCACCAAATTTAATGTCCGCGAATATCCGGATGAAAATATCGTCAGTACAGCATTGTTTGAGGGAAAGGTATCTGTGCGCAAGCGGCACGGCGATGCTTATGGCAAAGCCGATTTCTTGACACCGGGCAAAAAGTTACTGTTAGCGAAGGATAGTCCCAACAACGAAAAAGCTGAAATAAAAAATGACAAAGAAATCAGGGGTTGGATCACAGGGCGTAGATACTATGACGGTGTTGCGTTAAAGACGATGCTACGGGATCTTGCACATGATTTTGACATCCGTATCGATTGGGAGCGCATTCCGGAACTGAGATTCCAGGGCACAATTCCGCAGGACTTTTCATTAGACCAGATAATTGATCTCATCAATCAGACGGCTAATATCAAATTATACAAAAAGGATAACCTAATAACCATTCAATAA